A genomic region of Papaver somniferum cultivar HN1 chromosome 7, ASM357369v1, whole genome shotgun sequence contains the following coding sequences:
- the LOC113294918 gene encoding class V chitinase-like, whose protein sequence is MANTMINSILFFFFFSSTTMFASTSAADIKGGYWPSWLQNTLPPSAIPASYYTHVFYAFAGISSSKYQLVVKPEDEQWMPIFTTSLHSKTPSVITMLSIGGGDSSNRADFAAMASSPSNRANFISSTIQVARRYNFDGLDLDWEYPLTQAAMVNLGTLLTEWRAAINEEAGRTGKPRLLLTAAVYFTPSAYILSSELTTYPAQAVRDSLDFVNLMCYDYRGDWDTSKTGAHALLYDPSSQISTSAGIQAWINAGLPANKLIMGLPMYGRTWKLRDANVNGIGAPAVGVGPGGGVLTYADVVDFNGVSGTQVVYDARTVSMYSYRGTDWVGYDSPTTIDVKVKYARDNRLGGYFFWRIGQEKNWELTTQALRSWAR, encoded by the exons ATGGCTAACACAATGATTAATTCAAtcctgttctttttctttttctcatctACCACCATGTTTGCTTCAACTTCTGCTGCTGATATAAAAGGTGGTTACTGGCCTTCATGGTTACAAAACACACTTCCTCCATCAGCTATACCTGCCTCTTATTACACTCATGTATTCTACGCTTTCGCCGGAATCAGTTCATCAAAGTACCAGCTAGTTGTAAAACCAGAAGACGAACAATGGATGCCGATTTTCACTACGTCTCTTCATTCGAAAACTCCAAGTgtaatcactatgttatccattggAGGAGGAGATTCAAGCAATCGTGCTGATTTCGCTGCCATGGCTAGTAGTCCTTCTAACCGTGCAAATTTCATCTCTTCCACAATTCAAGTGGCTCGTAGATATAATTTCGATGGACTTGACCTTGACTGGGAATACCCATTAACTCAAGCAGCCATGGTCAATCTAGGAACTCTCCTCACAGAATGGCGTGCAGCAATTAATGAAGAAGCTGGTCGAACAGGAAAGCCAAGACTTCTTCTAACTGCCGCTGTTTACTTCACGCCGAGCGCTTATATTCTATCAAGCGAGCTCACAACCTACCCGGCGCAAGCAGTACGCGACTCCCTCGACTTTGTCAACTTAATGTGTTATGATTATCGTGGAGACTGGGATACATCTAAGACTGGTGCACATGCTTTGCTTTATGACCCTTCAAGTCAAATTAGTACTAGTGCTGGAATTCAGGCATGGATAAACGCCGGTTTGCCGGCAAACAAATTAATTATGGGATTACCAATGTACGGGCGAACATGGAAGTTGAGGGATGCAAATGTGAATGGAATTGGTGCACCTGCAGTCGGGGTTGGTCCAGGAGGAGGAGTTCTAACTTATGCAGATGTGGTAGATTTTAACGGAGTTAGTGGGACTCAAGTGGTGTATGATGCAAGGACAGTATCTATGTATTCTTACCGTGGAACTGATTGGGTTGGATATGATAGTCCTACCACTATTGATGTAAAGGTTAAATATGCTCGAGATAATAGACTCGGTGGGTATTTCTTCTGGCGAATTGGCCAAGAAAAGAATTGGGAACTCACCACCCAAG CTTTAAGGTCATGGGCGAGGTAG